One region of Micromonospora ureilytica genomic DNA includes:
- a CDS encoding carbohydrate ABC transporter permease — translation MNLSRREQVIGRAFLIALIVVTLLPFVSMLSAALQPRGTVPSGLEWPSDPQWGNFADAFTAANMGALLRSSLLIVAGVVPVSVLIATMAGFGLGQLRVPGARLVFGLFLLGLTLPFEAVVTPLYYQMQDLGLLNTRWAIILPLIGLYMPFAVFWMRAHFTNVPVELSEAARVDGSSTWQLFWRVQVPLARPAIASLTILMFLWTWNQFLLAIVLVDDASKRTMAGALGAFQGQWGTDLVLLCAGSLLILTPTLIVFLIFQRQFIKALIQGSVKG, via the coding sequence GTGAACCTGAGCCGCCGCGAACAGGTGATCGGGCGCGCCTTCCTGATCGCCCTGATCGTCGTCACGCTGCTGCCGTTCGTGAGCATGCTGTCGGCGGCGTTGCAGCCCCGTGGCACCGTGCCGAGCGGGCTGGAGTGGCCGTCCGACCCGCAGTGGGGGAACTTCGCGGACGCCTTCACCGCCGCGAACATGGGTGCCCTGCTCCGCTCCAGCCTGCTCATCGTGGCCGGTGTGGTACCGGTGTCGGTGCTCATCGCGACCATGGCCGGCTTCGGGCTCGGTCAGCTACGGGTGCCCGGCGCCCGACTCGTCTTCGGCCTCTTCCTGCTGGGTCTGACCCTGCCCTTCGAGGCAGTGGTCACGCCGCTCTACTACCAGATGCAGGACCTCGGTCTGCTCAACACGCGCTGGGCGATCATCCTGCCGCTGATCGGCCTGTACATGCCGTTCGCGGTGTTCTGGATGCGCGCGCACTTCACAAACGTGCCGGTCGAGTTGTCCGAGGCGGCCCGGGTGGACGGCAGCAGCACGTGGCAGTTGTTCTGGCGGGTCCAGGTGCCGCTCGCCCGGCCGGCGATCGCCTCGCTGACGATCCTGATGTTCCTCTGGACGTGGAACCAGTTCCTCCTCGCCATCGTCCTCGTCGACGACGCCTCCAAACGCACGATGGCCGGGGCGCTCGGCGCGTTCCAGGGCCAGTGGGGCACCGACCTGGTGCTGCTGTGCGCCGGGTCGTTGCTGATCCTCACCCCGACCCTCATCGTGTTCCTGATCTTCCAGCGACAGTTCATCAAGGCCCTGATCCAAG
- a CDS encoding carbohydrate ABC transporter permease produces the protein MTSALGSAPTGRDDRRVRPTPTRAHRFRWARAAGTGWLYVLPALVMYAVFVLRPLVLTLQYSLYDWNGIGVARWVGLDNYLTVFTDSDLLKIIGNAIVLIVFFSFIPVALGLLVASMVRRITTGTFGTVVRTILFLPQVIPLVAAGIAWSWLLSSNGLINQVLRAVGLGGVARAWLGDFDTALPAVGVIGAWVLLGLCTILLVTGMSKIDPALYEAARLDGAGPVREFLAVTLPSLRQEIGVCLTVTIIAALASFDIVYISTSGGPGLQTTVPGLEIYRLAFSQRQVGLASALAVVLMLLVLACVLPIQRLSRGEKP, from the coding sequence ATGACGTCTGCCCTCGGCAGCGCACCAACCGGGCGAGACGATCGTCGCGTCCGTCCCACCCCGACGCGGGCCCACCGGTTTCGGTGGGCCCGCGCGGCCGGGACCGGCTGGTTGTACGTCCTGCCCGCCCTGGTGATGTACGCGGTGTTCGTCCTGCGCCCGCTCGTCCTGACCCTCCAGTACTCCCTCTACGACTGGAACGGGATCGGGGTGGCCCGCTGGGTGGGCCTGGACAACTACCTCACCGTCTTCACCGACAGCGACCTGCTGAAGATCATCGGTAACGCGATCGTCCTGATCGTCTTCTTCAGCTTCATCCCGGTCGCGCTCGGGCTGTTGGTGGCGAGCATGGTTCGCCGGATCACCACCGGCACGTTCGGCACCGTCGTCCGGACCATCCTGTTCCTGCCGCAGGTCATCCCCCTGGTGGCGGCGGGCATCGCGTGGAGCTGGCTGCTCTCGTCGAACGGTCTGATCAACCAGGTGCTGCGCGCGGTCGGGCTGGGTGGCGTCGCCCGCGCCTGGCTCGGCGACTTCGACACGGCGCTGCCTGCCGTCGGCGTCATCGGGGCCTGGGTCCTGCTTGGCCTCTGCACGATTCTGCTGGTCACCGGCATGAGCAAGATCGATCCGGCGCTGTACGAGGCCGCCCGCCTGGACGGCGCCGGCCCGGTCCGCGAGTTCCTCGCCGTGACCCTGCCCAGCCTGCGCCAGGAGATCGGCGTCTGCCTCACCGTGACGATCATCGCGGCTCTGGCCAGCTTCGACATCGTCTACATCTCCACCAGCGGCGGCCCCGGCCTACAGACCACGGTGCCGGGCCTGGAGATCTACCGGCTGGCCTTCTCGCAGCGGCAGGTCGGGCTCGCCTCGGCGCTCGCAGTCGTACTCATGCTGCTGGTGCTGGCGTGTGTGCTGCCGATCCAGCGTCTCAGCCGAGGGGAGAAGCCGTGA
- a CDS encoding ABC transporter substrate-binding protein, producing MAELLTKLPRRRTVLLASLLALGMTATACSAPGEDRSSTQKSDAAVKTELGTDPITLEMYAETGFPLAKALADEFSKQHSNVKFNIREDQFTVIVENAPRVMASDNSPDIIRLPTMVDLVKDDLLKNLDPYFTAYGWDKFPASQLMQLRVGENTRGTGSLYGMGLGYSVTGVFYNKKLAGQIGMTQPPATVAEFEELLAKAKTGGVQPIMQFNKNTAGINFPHQALQNQFGDPTQVADWIFQKPGATFDTPAALKATQTIQKWAQAGYFTKDANALDYAGMVGEFQKGNGLFMFNGDWESANLDKSMPGNVGFFLFPTESPGGKHVAMSAPNTFGVSAKAKNPDAAAYFLNWVHTNAKAREISVTVGGSSPGGPSDLPVPSAAPNTVLAETLKASQQLGAENGAVDFTANATGGIFAAAITPEMQKLIAGQQTPEGYVKAVQAEYQKELSR from the coding sequence ATGGCAGAATTGCTGACAAAGTTGCCGCGACGGAGAACTGTGCTCCTCGCGTCGCTGCTGGCGCTAGGGATGACCGCGACGGCCTGTAGCGCCCCGGGGGAGGACCGGTCGTCGACCCAGAAGTCCGATGCCGCCGTCAAGACGGAGCTGGGCACCGACCCGATCACACTGGAGATGTACGCGGAGACCGGCTTCCCGCTGGCCAAGGCGCTGGCCGACGAGTTCTCCAAGCAGCACTCGAACGTCAAGTTCAACATCCGCGAGGACCAGTTCACGGTGATCGTGGAGAACGCGCCCCGGGTGATGGCCTCGGACAACTCGCCCGACATCATCCGGCTCCCCACCATGGTCGACCTGGTCAAGGACGACCTGCTCAAGAACCTCGACCCGTACTTCACCGCGTACGGGTGGGACAAGTTCCCCGCCTCGCAGCTCATGCAGTTGCGCGTCGGCGAGAACACCCGGGGCACCGGCTCGCTGTACGGGATGGGGCTCGGCTACAGCGTCACGGGCGTCTTCTACAACAAGAAGCTGGCCGGTCAGATCGGCATGACCCAGCCGCCGGCCACCGTCGCCGAGTTCGAGGAGTTGCTGGCCAAGGCGAAGACCGGCGGGGTCCAGCCGATCATGCAGTTCAACAAGAACACCGCGGGCATCAACTTCCCCCACCAGGCGCTGCAGAACCAGTTCGGCGACCCGACCCAGGTCGCCGACTGGATCTTCCAGAAGCCGGGGGCCACGTTCGACACCCCGGCCGCTCTGAAGGCCACCCAGACCATTCAGAAGTGGGCGCAGGCCGGCTACTTCACGAAGGACGCCAACGCCCTGGACTACGCGGGCATGGTGGGGGAGTTCCAGAAGGGCAACGGCCTGTTCATGTTCAACGGTGACTGGGAGTCGGCCAACCTCGACAAGTCGATGCCCGGCAACGTGGGCTTCTTCCTCTTCCCCACCGAGTCTCCCGGTGGCAAGCACGTGGCGATGTCCGCCCCCAACACCTTCGGCGTCTCCGCCAAGGCCAAGAACCCGGACGCCGCCGCGTACTTCCTGAACTGGGTCCACACCAATGCCAAGGCCCGCGAGATCTCGGTGACGGTCGGCGGCTCCAGCCCCGGCGGCCCGAGTGACCTGCCGGTGCCGAGCGCCGCCCCGAACACCGTGCTGGCCGAGACCCTGAAGGCGTCACAGCAGCTCGGTGCGGAGAACGGCGCGGTGGACTTCACCGCGAACGCGACCGGCGGCATCTTCGCCGCCGCGATCACGCCGGAGATGCAGAAGCTGATCGCTGGTCAGCAGACGCCCGAGGGGTACGTGAAGGCGGTCCAGGCCGAGTATCAGAAGGAACTGTCCCGATGA
- a CDS encoding LacI family DNA-binding transcriptional regulator, producing the protein MGRNRATLADVARKAGLSKTAASMVLNGREGTRLSAEAHQRVFAAAEELGYRPNLAARSLRTRKTATIAFVSDIVATTRFAGDLIRGALDAARERDHVLLITETQGDATFEQYAIEAVLDRQVDGVIYAAMATRRLTVPAAILGGPVVLLNATSPDGLPSVVPDDEGAGRAVATALLELGHRDAIALIGRNRLKEDDPEVSLAARARLHGIRQTLDEADVNLLAECFCTEWLPEHGYAAMRGLLSKPKRPSAIICMNDRLAFGAYQALGEAGLTVPEDISVISFDDDPIAAWLRPSLATTALPHEQMGRRAVELLLDGGAAEPSLVPMPLRRRRSLAPPAD; encoded by the coding sequence ATGGGCCGCAACAGAGCAACACTCGCCGACGTCGCGCGGAAGGCCGGGCTGTCCAAGACCGCCGCGTCGATGGTGCTCAACGGCAGGGAGGGCACCCGACTCTCGGCCGAGGCGCACCAGCGGGTGTTCGCCGCAGCCGAGGAGCTCGGCTACCGGCCCAACCTCGCGGCGCGCAGCCTCCGCACCCGCAAGACGGCCACCATTGCTTTCGTCTCCGACATCGTGGCCACCACCCGGTTCGCCGGTGACCTCATCCGCGGTGCCCTCGACGCGGCCCGCGAACGGGACCACGTCCTGCTCATCACCGAGACGCAGGGCGATGCCACCTTCGAGCAGTACGCGATCGAGGCCGTCCTGGACCGGCAGGTCGACGGGGTGATCTACGCGGCGATGGCGACCCGACGGCTGACGGTGCCGGCGGCCATCCTCGGCGGCCCGGTGGTGCTGCTCAACGCCACGAGCCCCGACGGCCTGCCCAGCGTGGTCCCCGACGACGAGGGGGCTGGCCGCGCCGTCGCCACCGCCCTGCTGGAGCTTGGCCACCGCGACGCGATCGCGCTCATCGGCCGCAACCGACTCAAGGAGGACGACCCGGAGGTCTCGCTCGCCGCCCGCGCCCGCCTGCACGGCATCCGCCAGACGCTGGACGAGGCGGACGTCAACCTCCTGGCCGAGTGTTTCTGCACGGAGTGGTTGCCCGAGCACGGGTACGCCGCCATGCGCGGCCTGCTGAGCAAGCCGAAGCGACCCAGCGCGATCATCTGCATGAACGACCGACTGGCCTTCGGCGCCTACCAGGCGCTCGGCGAGGCGGGGCTGACCGTCCCGGAGGACATCTCGGTCATCTCGTTCGACGACGACCCGATCGCCGCCTGGTTGCGGCCCAGCCTCGCCACCACGGCGCTGCCGCACGAGCAGATGGGGCGGCGCGCTGTCGAACTGCTCCTGGACGGGGGAGCCGCCGAGCCCTCGCTGGTTCCGATGCCCCTGCGCCGACGCCGGTCCCTCGCGCCCCCGGCCGACTGA
- a CDS encoding family 43 glycosylhydrolase, translated as MTAALRPVPSDWPSPTLKRFSARFPTMLRLPDHWVWDSWYARDDNGLWHVFFLRASRALHDPHRRHRRATIGHAVSTDLRSWRLVADAVVPADAPSWDDLATWTGCTVRGPDGRWYLFYTGVGHAEDGLVQRIGLAVSDDLMTWHRHGTEPIVQADPTWYELLDKDLWYEQAWRDPWVFPDPDGGGWHMLITARANTGPANTRGVVGHATSTDLVTWTVAPPLSTPAGFGHLEVPQVAVLGGQPLLLFSTDATGSARRDDHRIWVATGETTLGPWDIASAQPFAHPHLYAPRLVPGPADDWSLIGFLDHVDGTFVGELTDPIPVRYGPSTGLTVVQEP; from the coding sequence CTGACCGCCGCCCTCCGGCCCGTACCGTCGGATTGGCCTTCGCCGACGCTAAAACGGTTTAGTGCTAGGTTTCCGACCATGCTTCGTCTACCCGACCACTGGGTGTGGGACAGCTGGTACGCGCGCGACGACAACGGCCTCTGGCACGTGTTCTTCCTGCGCGCGTCCCGCGCCCTGCACGACCCGCACCGCCGCCACCGCCGCGCCACCATCGGCCACGCCGTCTCGACGGACCTGCGCTCGTGGCGCCTGGTCGCCGACGCCGTGGTCCCCGCCGACGCGCCCAGCTGGGACGACCTGGCGACCTGGACAGGCTGCACGGTCCGCGGGCCGGACGGACGGTGGTACCTGTTCTACACCGGGGTCGGTCACGCCGAGGACGGGCTCGTCCAACGCATCGGACTGGCCGTCTCCGACGACCTGATGACGTGGCACCGGCACGGCACCGAACCGATCGTCCAGGCCGACCCCACCTGGTACGAGCTGCTGGACAAGGACCTGTGGTACGAGCAGGCGTGGCGTGACCCCTGGGTGTTCCCCGACCCCGACGGCGGGGGTTGGCACATGCTCATCACCGCCCGCGCCAACACCGGGCCGGCGAACACCCGAGGCGTCGTCGGCCACGCCACCTCCACCGACCTCGTCACCTGGACCGTCGCGCCACCGCTGTCGACCCCGGCCGGCTTCGGTCACCTGGAGGTGCCCCAGGTCGCCGTCCTCGGCGGGCAGCCGCTGCTGCTGTTCTCCACCGACGCCACCGGCAGCGCTCGGCGCGACGACCACCGGATCTGGGTGGCGACCGGCGAGACCACCCTCGGACCGTGGGACATCGCGTCCGCCCAGCCCTTCGCGCACCCGCACCTGTACGCGCCCCGACTGGTTCCCGGACCCGCCGACGACTGGTCCCTCATCGGTTTCCTCGACCACGTCGACGGAACATTCGTCGGGGAACTCACCGACCCCATCCCGGTCCGCTACGGCCCCTCGACCGGGTTGACAGTCGTCCAGGAGCCGTAA
- a CDS encoding RICIN domain-containing protein has translation MSSSLSSLRRLLAGAAATAVTAMVAVTASASPALAATTTLYASPSGTGTTCSASQPCSLSAAQTAVRAINSSMSGDIVVELANGAYRLSSPLRFTAADSGNNGYQVIWRAASGARPTITGARAVTGWSLVDSGKNIWRANVGAGLDSRQLYVNGAVATRARTAVNRSDFTFTTSGMRFTNGALNYLNNLGNQNRVEVESVGSFTDRYSPVQSISGNFLTMQQPAWNNNTFGFDTLSSPHRAGPFYLANAYEFLDSAGEWYLNPSNGQLNYIPLSGQNMSSVSVELPQLQSLVNVGGTYDAPAHHISFSGITFTGTSWLGPSSSNGFADQQTGAHITGTWSRPSDALTSCQAGCPQFEATRPNWNQMPAAVQVSAANTISFSDSQFVNLGQTAIGIGNDANAHASGVGLGANNITVTRSEIARNSAGGVVVGGVRADAHHPSDQRMVNRNVTISNNKVHDLGLEYRGVVSILTTYVNTSLVSHNEVYNMPYTGLSVGYGWGANDAGGSQHYANRGLYNYQPRYSTATTAANNQVIGNYVHDVMQQMTDGGCIYSLSANPGGLIAENYCLRTNGWFGLYFDEGSRYYTARNNVFSSTGTWATANYWYAENMGNYTVTNNWSTNNSTNVTNGDRGNVVNGNVTVSNGNWPSGAQTVINTAGVQSGGSTNPTNVQLVGAQSGRCAEIGNSSTTNGTQAQIWDCISNVANQRWTHTASRQLMVYGTKCLDASGQGTVNGTKVVIWDCNGGTNQQWNINSNGTITGVQSGLCLDANGAATANGTKLILWACSGGTNQQWQVRS, from the coding sequence GTGTCCTCGTCCCTTTCGTCGCTGCGCCGACTGCTGGCCGGCGCCGCCGCGACAGCGGTGACCGCAATGGTCGCGGTAACCGCCTCGGCGTCCCCGGCCCTCGCGGCCACCACCACCCTCTACGCCTCCCCCTCCGGCACCGGCACGACGTGTTCGGCCAGCCAACCGTGTTCGCTGAGTGCCGCGCAGACCGCGGTGCGGGCGATCAACAGCTCGATGTCCGGTGACATCGTGGTGGAGTTGGCCAACGGCGCGTACCGGCTCTCGTCGCCGCTGCGGTTCACCGCGGCCGACTCGGGCAACAACGGCTATCAGGTGATCTGGCGGGCGGCCTCCGGCGCACGTCCGACCATCACCGGCGCCCGGGCGGTCACCGGCTGGTCTCTCGTCGACTCCGGGAAGAACATCTGGCGCGCCAACGTCGGCGCCGGGCTCGACTCCCGTCAGCTCTACGTCAACGGGGCCGTCGCCACCCGGGCACGCACCGCCGTCAACCGCTCCGACTTCACCTTCACCACGTCCGGCATGCGGTTCACCAACGGCGCGCTCAACTACCTCAACAACCTCGGCAACCAGAACCGGGTCGAGGTGGAGAGCGTCGGCTCGTTCACCGACCGGTACTCGCCGGTGCAGAGCATCAGCGGAAACTTCCTGACGATGCAGCAGCCCGCGTGGAACAACAACACCTTCGGGTTCGACACCCTCTCCAGCCCGCACCGCGCCGGCCCGTTCTACCTGGCCAACGCGTACGAGTTCCTGGACTCGGCGGGGGAGTGGTACCTCAATCCCAGCAACGGCCAGCTCAACTACATCCCGCTCAGCGGACAGAACATGAGCTCGGTCAGCGTGGAGCTGCCGCAGTTGCAGTCCCTGGTGAACGTCGGCGGCACCTACGACGCGCCCGCGCACCACATCTCGTTCAGCGGGATCACCTTCACCGGCACCAGCTGGCTCGGCCCGAGCAGCAGCAACGGTTTCGCCGACCAGCAGACCGGCGCCCACATCACCGGCACCTGGTCCCGTCCGTCCGACGCGCTGACCTCCTGCCAGGCCGGCTGCCCCCAGTTCGAGGCCACCCGGCCGAACTGGAACCAGATGCCCGCCGCCGTGCAGGTCTCCGCCGCGAACACCATCAGCTTCAGCGACTCCCAGTTCGTCAACCTCGGGCAGACCGCGATCGGCATCGGCAACGACGCCAACGCCCACGCCAGCGGCGTCGGCCTGGGGGCCAACAACATCACCGTCACCCGCTCCGAGATCGCCCGCAACTCCGCAGGTGGCGTCGTGGTCGGCGGCGTGCGGGCCGACGCCCACCACCCCAGTGACCAGCGGATGGTCAACCGCAACGTCACCATCAGCAACAACAAGGTGCATGATCTCGGTCTGGAGTACCGGGGCGTCGTCTCGATCCTCACGACCTACGTGAACACCTCGCTGGTCTCGCACAACGAGGTCTACAACATGCCGTACACCGGCCTGTCGGTCGGCTACGGCTGGGGCGCCAACGACGCCGGCGGCAGCCAGCACTACGCGAACCGGGGCCTGTACAACTACCAGCCGCGGTACTCCACGGCGACCACCGCGGCCAACAACCAGGTCATCGGCAACTACGTGCACGACGTCATGCAGCAGATGACCGACGGCGGGTGCATCTACTCGCTGTCGGCGAACCCGGGCGGGTTGATCGCCGAGAACTACTGCCTGCGCACCAACGGCTGGTTCGGGCTCTACTTCGACGAGGGCTCGCGCTACTACACCGCCCGCAACAACGTGTTCTCCTCCACCGGCACCTGGGCCACCGCCAACTACTGGTACGCGGAGAACATGGGCAACTACACCGTCACCAACAACTGGTCGACGAACAACAGCACGAACGTGACAAACGGCGACCGCGGCAACGTGGTCAACGGCAACGTCACGGTCAGCAACGGCAACTGGCCGTCGGGCGCGCAAACGGTGATCAACACGGCCGGCGTGCAGAGCGGTGGCAGCACCAACCCGACGAACGTGCAGCTCGTGGGCGCTCAGTCGGGTCGTTGCGCCGAGATCGGAAACTCCAGCACGACCAACGGCACTCAGGCCCAGATCTGGGACTGCATCAGTAACGTCGCCAACCAGCGGTGGACCCACACCGCGAGCCGGCAGCTCATGGTCTACGGCACCAAGTGCCTGGACGCCTCCGGCCAGGGCACCGTCAACGGCACGAAGGTGGTGATCTGGGACTGCAACGGTGGCACGAACCAGCAGTGGAACATCAACTCCAACGGCACGATCACCGGCGTGCAGTCGGGTCTCTGCCTGGACGCGAACGGTGCCGCGACGGCGAACGGCACGAAGTTGATCCTCTGGGCCTGCAGCGGCGGCACCAACCAGCAGTGGCAGGTGCGCAGCTGA
- a CDS encoding sugar phosphate isomerase/epimerase family protein produces the protein MYAIGVNPWVWASPVDDKALAELIPRIAAFGFDAVELPIEQPGDWDPIRTRDLLAAHGLVAAGVCVVTSPGRELVDAAPAVVESTVAYLKGCVASAAAVGAPCVGGPAYASVGRTWRMSPAARAACYADFRRALAPVAEEAGELGVSIGVEALNRYETSVVNTIEQTVELIDGLPPNVGIMIDTYHMNIEEADPYAALAVAGPHIKHVQVSGSNRGAPGADHFDWPRFFAVLRDTGYQGAICIESFTGENEAIAVAAAIWRPLAPSQDRLATDGLRYLREILG, from the coding sequence ATGTACGCCATCGGCGTCAACCCCTGGGTCTGGGCCTCGCCGGTCGACGACAAGGCCCTGGCCGAGCTGATCCCGCGGATCGCCGCGTTCGGCTTCGACGCTGTCGAGTTGCCGATCGAGCAGCCCGGCGACTGGGACCCGATCCGTACCCGGGACCTGTTGGCGGCGCACGGCCTCGTCGCCGCCGGTGTCTGCGTGGTCACCTCGCCGGGGCGGGAGCTGGTCGACGCCGCGCCCGCGGTGGTCGAGTCGACGGTGGCGTACCTCAAGGGCTGCGTGGCGAGCGCGGCGGCCGTCGGCGCTCCGTGCGTCGGCGGTCCCGCGTACGCCTCGGTCGGCCGCACCTGGCGGATGTCACCGGCGGCTCGCGCGGCCTGCTACGCGGATTTCCGGCGGGCCCTGGCGCCTGTTGCCGAGGAAGCCGGCGAGCTGGGCGTGAGCATCGGTGTCGAGGCGTTGAATCGCTACGAGACGAGCGTCGTCAACACGATCGAGCAGACGGTCGAGTTGATCGACGGGCTTCCGCCGAACGTCGGCATCATGATCGATACGTACCACATGAACATCGAGGAGGCCGACCCCTACGCGGCCCTCGCCGTCGCTGGCCCGCACATCAAGCACGTCCAGGTCAGCGGCTCCAACCGGGGCGCACCCGGTGCTGACCACTTCGACTGGCCCCGCTTCTTCGCCGTCCTGCGGGACACCGGCTACCAGGGCGCGATCTGCATCGAGTCGTTCACCGGGGAAAACGAGGCCATCGCGGTCGCCGCGGCGATCTGGCGTCCGTTGGCCCCCTCGCAGGACCGTCTCGCCACGGACGGCCTGCGCTACCTCCGGGAGATCCTCGGATGA
- a CDS encoding substrate-binding domain-containing protein produces MRRSMAALAAVTLLSLAACSTDEPAAGPSGSASSAAGSGTGDQSKFFVQADYDAELALLDAAPTGPADKPWEQVLNPTMVDTAKFKKSGPHKICFSNAALNNPWRQVGFKTMQAEVEAQKSRIKEFVHVDAEGKDQKQIADINDLLGKGCDALIVSPNTTATLTPAVEAACKAGLPVVVFDRGVNTKCPVTFINPIGGYGFGHVGAEFVSQKMKPGGKVLALRILPGVDVLETRWSAAKVAFDKAKVDVVGVEFTDGDPAKTKKIVDDYIQRYGTIDGVWMDAGAVAVAAVEAFQDAGKPVPPMNGEDQLDFLKIWKDKKLTAIAPTYPTYQWRTPIIAALQILDGQQVSSPWKLPQPTVTQDNLDQYLDAGMPPLHYAMCGCTDLPGYPQRWK; encoded by the coding sequence GTGCGACGTTCCATGGCGGCGCTTGCCGCTGTCACCCTGCTGTCCCTAGCCGCCTGTTCCACCGACGAACCGGCCGCAGGCCCGTCGGGGAGTGCATCCTCCGCCGCTGGGTCCGGCACCGGGGACCAGTCGAAGTTCTTCGTACAGGCCGACTACGACGCCGAGCTCGCGCTGCTCGACGCGGCACCGACGGGCCCGGCCGACAAGCCGTGGGAGCAGGTGCTCAACCCGACGATGGTCGACACCGCCAAGTTCAAGAAGAGCGGTCCACACAAGATCTGCTTCTCGAACGCGGCCCTGAACAACCCGTGGCGTCAGGTCGGGTTCAAGACCATGCAGGCCGAGGTCGAGGCGCAGAAGAGCCGCATCAAGGAGTTCGTGCACGTCGACGCCGAGGGCAAGGACCAGAAGCAGATCGCGGACATCAACGATCTGCTCGGCAAGGGCTGCGACGCCCTCATCGTCTCGCCGAACACCACCGCCACGCTCACCCCGGCCGTCGAGGCGGCCTGCAAGGCCGGGCTGCCGGTCGTCGTCTTCGACCGTGGTGTCAACACGAAGTGCCCGGTGACGTTCATCAACCCCATCGGCGGTTACGGGTTCGGCCACGTCGGCGCCGAGTTCGTCAGCCAGAAGATGAAGCCCGGCGGCAAGGTCCTCGCCCTGCGGATCCTGCCCGGCGTCGACGTCCTGGAGACCCGCTGGTCGGCGGCGAAGGTGGCGTTCGACAAGGCGAAGGTCGACGTCGTCGGTGTCGAGTTCACCGACGGTGATCCGGCCAAGACCAAGAAGATCGTCGACGACTACATCCAGCGGTACGGCACGATCGACGGAGTCTGGATGGACGCCGGCGCGGTGGCAGTCGCGGCGGTCGAGGCGTTCCAGGACGCGGGCAAGCCCGTTCCGCCGATGAACGGTGAGGACCAGCTCGACTTCCTGAAGATCTGGAAGGACAAGAAGCTCACCGCCATCGCGCCGACCTACCCGACCTACCAGTGGCGTACGCCGATCATCGCGGCGCTGCAGATCCTCGACGGCCAGCAGGTGTCCAGCCCGTGGAAGCTGCCGCAGCCGACCGTCACCCAGGACAACCTGGACCAGTACCTCGACGCGGGCATGCCGCCGCTGCACTACGCGATGTGCGGTTGCACCGACCTGCCCGGCTACCCGCAGCGCTGGAAGTAG
- a CDS encoding ABC transporter permease, protein MQTVQPRSLSLRLPRVRPGGVLPILAILAVLLVLVGIRQPDFLAPPSLMSFLGRSAPIILLAAGQYFVIVSGEFDLSVGSLVTAQVVVAARLIDSDPARTWPVVLLLLAFGALVGLVNGLITTRLRVPSFITTLGMFLILVGAVYLWSDGAPKGGLSEEFRRFGRRAFEDVPVLGRVPFALVVLVVVAVAAVLLMRSDFGRTLVAVGDNPRTAELSGVRVWRTRTFAFILSGLAAAVAAILLGGYSGVSFQAGAGLEFGAITAVVLGGVALGGGRGAVVGAMLGALTLELLFALMNFYGVSGALRSTVQGAIILLAVAVSATRSSSR, encoded by the coding sequence ATGCAGACCGTCCAGCCCCGTTCCCTGTCGCTGCGTCTGCCGCGGGTGCGTCCCGGTGGTGTCCTGCCGATCCTCGCGATTCTCGCGGTGCTGTTGGTCCTCGTCGGCATTCGGCAGCCCGACTTCCTGGCCCCGCCGTCGCTGATGTCCTTCCTCGGTCGTTCGGCGCCGATCATCCTGCTCGCCGCCGGTCAGTACTTCGTGATCGTCTCCGGTGAGTTCGATCTCTCGGTCGGGTCGCTGGTCACCGCGCAGGTGGTGGTCGCCGCCCGGCTGATCGACAGCGACCCGGCGCGTACCTGGCCGGTGGTGCTGCTCCTGCTCGCCTTCGGAGCACTGGTCGGGCTGGTCAACGGCCTGATCACGACGCGGCTGCGGGTGCCGTCGTTCATCACCACCCTCGGCATGTTCCTGATCCTGGTGGGCGCGGTCTACCTGTGGTCCGACGGCGCCCCGAAGGGTGGGCTCTCCGAGGAGTTCCGGCGGTTCGGCCGCCGCGCCTTCGAGGACGTTCCGGTGCTGGGCCGCGTGCCGTTCGCGCTTGTGGTCCTGGTGGTCGTCGCGGTGGCGGCGGTGCTGCTGATGCGGTCCGACTTCGGTCGGACGCTCGTCGCCGTCGGCGACAACCCGCGCACCGCCGAGCTGAGTGGGGTACGCGTATGGCGTACCCGGACTTTCGCCTTCATCCTCAGCGGGCTCGCGGCGGCGGTGGCGGCGATCCTGTTGGGCGGCTACAGCGGCGTGTCGTTCCAGGCCGGAGCGGGCCTGGAGTTCGGTGCGATCACCGCGGTCGTCCTCGGTGGTGTGGCGCTCGGCGGGGGTCGCGGCGCGGTCGTCGGAGCGATGCTCGGCGCGCTGACCCTCGAACTGCTGTTCGCCCTCATGAATTTCTACGGCGTCTCCGGCGCCCTCAGGTCGACCGTCCAGGGCGCGATCATCCTGCTCGCCGTGGCGGTCTCGGCAACGCGTTCTTCGTCGAGATAA